One Acutalibacter muris DNA window includes the following coding sequences:
- a CDS encoding sodium:solute symporter family protein has product MIPVDKQLTIWIVIGVYAIFMLTVGILYSRKGTDMASFTVGGRSAGAWISALSYGTAYFSAVMFIGYSGGSGWSYGLWSVLVGIGNALFGSLLAWLVLADRTREYTRKHDIKSMPQLFEKRFGSSKMRLFACVVIFVFLIPYSASVYKGLTSVCSVILGIDEQVCMIIIAIASALLLVLGGYIATLKADFVQGFVMMIGVTALIVLVVLSPQVGGLGTGLSNMTEYMRSHEMLPLTGKPAVALISTLLMTSFGTWGLPQMVHKYYGIKDRQEVKRGTIISTVFALLVAGGGYFIGSLSHLFFGETMPEGGKDFLVPLMLDQAGLPDLLVGVILVLLISASVSTLSSITLTACSTVSMDLVKPTIAKKMNDKDLAALTRILCLVFVVMSYFIANYPTPILEMMSYSWGIISGSFLAPYLLSLYWRGINRAGAWAGMLGGFLTAFLPAAISGFTTPDGPLYACLAMAVSFVLCFGVSKAAGRKGAEA; this is encoded by the coding sequence ATGATTCCAGTGGACAAGCAACTGACGATCTGGATAGTTATCGGCGTATACGCCATCTTCATGCTGACGGTGGGCATACTCTACTCTCGCAAGGGCACGGACATGGCCTCCTTCACCGTGGGAGGCCGCAGCGCCGGGGCGTGGATATCCGCGCTCTCCTACGGCACGGCCTACTTCTCGGCGGTGATGTTCATCGGCTACTCGGGGGGCTCCGGCTGGAGCTATGGCCTTTGGAGCGTGCTGGTGGGCATTGGCAACGCGTTGTTCGGCTCGCTGTTGGCGTGGCTGGTCCTGGCGGACCGCACCAGGGAGTACACCAGGAAGCACGACATCAAGTCCATGCCCCAGCTCTTTGAAAAGCGCTTCGGAAGCTCTAAAATGCGGCTGTTCGCCTGCGTGGTGATCTTCGTGTTCCTTATCCCATATTCCGCTTCGGTATATAAGGGGCTGACCAGCGTCTGCTCGGTGATACTGGGAATAGATGAACAGGTCTGCATGATAATTATCGCCATCGCTTCTGCGCTTCTGCTGGTGCTGGGCGGGTATATAGCTACCCTTAAAGCCGACTTTGTCCAGGGCTTTGTGATGATGATCGGGGTAACGGCACTGATAGTGCTGGTGGTCCTGTCCCCACAGGTGGGCGGCCTTGGCACGGGGCTCTCCAACATGACGGAGTACATGAGGTCCCACGAGATGCTGCCACTTACGGGCAAGCCCGCCGTGGCCCTTATCTCCACCCTTCTGATGACCAGCTTCGGCACCTGGGGGCTCCCTCAAATGGTACATAAATATTACGGCATTAAGGACAGGCAGGAGGTAAAGCGAGGCACCATAATCTCCACGGTCTTTGCCCTGCTGGTGGCCGGTGGCGGGTACTTCATCGGGTCGCTCTCACACCTATTCTTTGGCGAAACCATGCCCGAGGGCGGCAAGGATTTCCTGGTGCCGCTGATGCTGGACCAGGCGGGCCTGCCGGACCTTTTGGTGGGCGTGATACTGGTGCTGCTTATTTCGGCTTCGGTGTCCACCCTCTCAAGCATAACCCTTACGGCCTGCTCCACCGTGTCCATGGACCTGGTGAAGCCCACCATAGCCAAGAAGATGAACGACAAGGACCTGGCGGCCCTGACGCGCATACTCTGCCTGGTGTTCGTGGTGATGAGCTACTTTATCGCCAACTACCCCACGCCCATCCTTGAGATGATGTCCTATTCCTGGGGCATAATCTCCGGCTCCTTCCTGGCGCCGTACCTGCTGTCCCTCTACTGGAGGGGAATAAACCGGGCCGGGGCCTGGGCGGGTATGCTGGGCGGCTTCCTGACTGCTTTCCTGCCCGCGGCCATCTCCGGGTTCACCACGCCGGACGGCCCGCTGTACGCGTGCCTTGCCATGGCGGTATCCTTTGTGCTGTGCTTTGGGGTGAGCAAGGCAGCGGGGAGAAAGGGCGCTGAAGCCTGA
- a CDS encoding MFS transporter: protein MAKANKFKFTKPEKSWIMYDWANSVYATNILAVIFPIYFGSVCQAAGADNLVLWSYGTSISTFVVAILAPVLGALADHKGHKKKLFTAFLVIGVLFTLTSALFDEYRMLLVGYVLSHIGFSGSCLFYDSFLTDVTTNERMDRVSSWGYAMGYIGGSTIPFLISIVILFVMGMDNMLAFKLVIALTSVWWAAFSIPFMKNVHQVHYIEPQRNLVRSTFQNLARTAKDIFRQKHIFLFILAYFFYIDGVGTIISVSTSYGSKLGLDNISMILALLMTQIVAVPFSIMFGRLAEKIGALKALCGAVGIYFFICLVGFYMGFNIENHPGDQGALTLSLVLFWCMAFLVGTVQGGIQAISRSHFGKLIPAERSNEYFGFFDIFGKFAAVIGPLLVAMFTQLTGRDSIGVISLAILFLVGLVLLLLGQRRGEVQ from the coding sequence ATGGCAAAAGCCAATAAATTCAAATTTACCAAGCCCGAAAAGAGCTGGATAATGTACGACTGGGCCAACTCTGTGTACGCCACAAACATACTGGCCGTTATATTCCCCATCTACTTCGGGTCGGTCTGCCAGGCGGCGGGGGCCGACAACCTGGTGCTGTGGAGCTATGGCACGTCCATATCCACCTTTGTGGTGGCTATTTTGGCCCCGGTGCTGGGGGCTCTTGCGGACCATAAGGGGCATAAAAAGAAGCTGTTCACGGCGTTTCTGGTCATTGGGGTGCTGTTTACCCTTACCAGCGCGCTTTTCGACGAGTACCGTATGCTCCTGGTGGGTTATGTGCTCTCCCATATCGGCTTTTCGGGCTCCTGCCTTTTCTATGACTCGTTCCTGACGGACGTGACCACAAACGAGCGCATGGACCGTGTGTCCTCCTGGGGCTATGCCATGGGCTATATCGGCGGCAGTACCATACCCTTCCTTATCAGCATTGTGATACTATTTGTGATGGGCATGGACAATATGCTGGCCTTCAAGCTGGTGATAGCGCTCACAAGCGTGTGGTGGGCGGCGTTCAGCATACCCTTTATGAAGAACGTGCATCAGGTGCACTATATCGAGCCCCAGAGGAATCTGGTGCGCTCCACGTTTCAGAACCTCGCGAGGACGGCAAAGGACATTTTCAGGCAAAAGCATATCTTTCTATTTATCCTGGCCTACTTCTTCTACATCGACGGCGTGGGCACCATCATTTCCGTGTCCACCTCCTATGGCTCGAAGCTGGGGCTGGACAATATCAGCATGATACTGGCTTTGCTCATGACCCAGATAGTGGCCGTGCCCTTCTCCATCATGTTCGGCAGGCTTGCGGAGAAAATCGGGGCCCTTAAGGCCCTGTGCGGGGCGGTGGGGATATACTTCTTCATCTGCCTTGTGGGCTTCTATATGGGCTTTAACATCGAGAACCACCCCGGGGACCAGGGGGCGCTGACCCTGTCGCTGGTGCTGTTCTGGTGCATGGCGTTCCTGGTGGGCACGGTGCAGGGGGGCATACAGGCCATTTCCCGGTCCCACTTCGGCAAGCTGATACCGGCCGAGCGCTCCAACGAATACTTTGGCTTCTTCGATATCTTCGGCAAGTTCGCCGCAGTCATAGGCCCGCTGCTGGTGGCGATGTTTACTCAACTGACCGGGCGGGATTCCATCGGGGTCATCAGCCTTGCGATACTGTTCCTGGTGGGGCTTGTGCTGCTGCTTCTGGGGCAGAGGAGGGGTGAAGTCCAATAA
- a CDS encoding CarD family transcriptional regulator, with product MYQVGELVSYGSTGVCRVSEIINQTCPDGEERLYYVMQPLYKACVISVPVDSDKVFIRPIITRDEADRLIGLIPTMDCPAFHSRVSRELNEHYTTLLKSYSCQNWMEMTISIHTKKQWLLSRKRKFGSVDERYLKQAEELLFGELAAALDIPKEEVREYIGAKLESLKAS from the coding sequence ATGTATCAGGTGGGAGAGCTGGTTTCTTATGGCAGCACAGGCGTGTGCAGGGTGAGTGAAATAATCAATCAGACCTGCCCGGACGGGGAGGAGCGGCTGTACTATGTCATGCAGCCGCTGTATAAGGCCTGCGTGATCTCTGTGCCGGTGGACTCTGACAAGGTGTTTATCCGGCCCATCATCACAAGGGACGAGGCCGACCGGCTGATAGGGCTTATCCCCACCATGGACTGCCCGGCCTTTCACAGCCGGGTGAGCCGGGAGCTTAACGAGCACTATACGACGCTGCTGAAGAGCTATAGCTGCCAAAACTGGATGGAGATGACCATCTCCATCCATACAAAGAAGCAGTGGCTGTTAAGCCGGAAAAGAAAGTTCGGCAGCGTGGACGAGAGGTATCTCAAACAGGCAGAGGAGCTGCTGTTCGGGGAGCTGGCGGCGGCGCTGGATATACCCAAGGAGGAGGTCCGGGAGTATATCGGGGCGAAGCTGGAGAGCTTGAAGGCGAGCTGA